The DNA segment TGGCAACTGTTCTCAATGCCATCTCAATCGGCGTGTCCACGAAGTTGCAGAACATTCTTGCCGTAACCAAAATCCTGATGCTGGTTTGTATCATTGGCACAGGAATTGTGGCCGCCGCAAATGGTAAGTGTAACGTGCTCAGCATTTCAATAAATAAAAGCGTTTTGATCGAGTAGTGGCTTTCATTTACGGTCATCTAAGCAAGGGGAGCAGACAGAATGTATTGCTCCGAGAAGTGATAACTGTTTGAAACAACTGCCTTCTTAATTATCTCAACATTAGAAACAAGTTGGCAAACTTCGGTATTTAGTGACGACTACTAAGGACTGTGTTAGGCAATCCATTGGAAGCGCCAGAAACACAATATTGCCGACACTTTCTTTAAAGCTCTAACTGCGAAAAACTTCATTTTGTTTGTCAATGGCAGCTTTGAAGTTACGCAACCTCATCTTATAGAGGTATAGAACGGGCAAATAAAGTTAAGTTTGCTTGATGCTGTTTCAAATGATTTGCTGATAGGGCCAATATTCGACAGAGTTGTTCTGTGGCTATGACATTGGGTTGCTGAAAACGAGGATGTAGCCTTGATTTGTGGCGGCAATGGCAGCATTTCGATGATGATTGATTGCAAAAACGGTATTTAGCAACTTTACGTGCACGTTAGCAACCCCAAATGTGCGCAATTGATCCGGAGCTTCCACTGTAACGACACTTCATTTACCCTGCTTATTGCTTTTGAACGTTAACCTTAACGATTTGATTTCGATTTGATAAAGGTAGGTCCTCTAGAAGAGGGACTCTGGGTTATTAGGAGCCAAGCAGTTCATTCAGATACATGTTTTGAAGGAGCCGAGTCATTCTCCCAAGAAGTGACTGTTTTCCAGGAAATAGTTATCAACATATCGCTTTCATTTTTCAGGGTGGTAGCTCCTGTGAATATATAAAGGCTACAGCTTGAGATTTACATGCAGAATCTTTTTTTAAAGGAACCAATCACCTGAGAGGGCCCTTCTTTGGTGGTAATGTCTCTGCCAGTGGCCTTACTGCAGCCTACTTCGCGGCCTTCATGACCATGGACGGAGGGTCTGTTGCTTTCTGATTAGAAGTAGATCTGAATGAGTGATTTTTTTGAAGAGCAATACTCATGGAGGTCATGATGCTTCGTATGGCGAGCTCTAGTGTGATATTGTAGGGAGCTCTTCACTTTGGCGAAAACAGGGGACATAGAACTGGGGGGAACTTATGCAGTGAAATAATGTCTTAATCATCACATATATTTGTTTATTAGGCAAATATATGCAAAGTTTTACAGTGTTTAGGCTCTGTTATCCTATGTCAATATGGCTGTCGCCAAAAAATCGGCTTTTGAAACTGGTAGTTTGAATTGATCTCGCTATGGGGCAGAATGTCCTCGTAATATCGCTTTATATGCACGGAAAATAGATGATGCAATGTGGCAGAATTGCATGATATGTTTGCATTGTTTGCTTTATTTGTTTCGCTCATTTGTGAGGCCTTATTTTTTTCTGGACTCaatattttctttcttcaggTCGAGTTCTTTCATTAGCTTTTTTATTCGCATGATGTGCGTCGATGTATTCTTGCACGTCGACTTTGGTTTACACGCGTTTTCTTTACCAACGGCCATGGTAGGCTGATTCCGAATGTTGTGTAGTTTATGGTGGAACGCGGTTATTTTTTACTATACTGGTGCTAATTACTCCTATGCCATTATTTCACCTACTCCCTGATTAATTATCGCATATCGTCACGTTGAGACCTACATTTTGGTAGTTTTTATTCGTAGCTAGGAGATTCTGGAGACGGGAAGGGCTATTTTTTTACCATGACGCCAGATATTTACCCAGATTCGAAGTCTTTCAAACACATTTGAAGCCTCCAAAAAAGGACCTTGTCTTCAAAGACCGCGAACGAAATCACGACAGCTTTCATAACGCCTCCAACTTACACAATGTGTTTTGCGATAGCGGTAACAATCTGCCCACAAAAGTAACGCATATGAGCGTCTGTTTTACTTGCACTTTATCAAAAGTACGGTCTCTTCAAATAGATACTGTAATTCAGGTGTAGAGAAAAGATAAACCTGTTTTCTTTATGAATTTACGTGTTTCTGAGGGAAGATACGGAAGTACAAATTACcatttgtttctgcattgctgagGACTATGCGTATATTTGTATTTGGCGAGTCTCATATGACATATATATGACGAGTCCTCTATGCATATTTGACGTACCCATAAATATGGCAGATCAGTTTTACTCAATCTGTACCTCTCCTACGAGTTGAGTGAATGTGTTTTGTTGGGTGCTTAATGTTTCCTGGTTAATTTTATAGTGAAAGAGCTCAGTCCACTGAGAGGGATCGGCCATGAATTGGGCGATGCAATGGTTAAAAATATCCTTGCAATAATATTTTGAAAAAACATAATTTACAACAAAATTAGTAACTAGAAATTGTGAAATTAAACGTTGACGTTTATGAGTAAGAAGTCTATAGAAAGTATGCATTATGAAGACTGATTTCTTCTTCGTTTCATATTATGGCTGAAAAATAATCCCTTTCACTGTTTGATATGTGTTTGGTCTATTTTCGCACAGTCATCTAAAATTGGTCACCATAAAATGATTTCTTTTACTTCAGCTTAATATTTGTACAGGGAGAAATTACTAGACTGCAAAGCAGTGTACCAGGACTGGTCCAGTAGGGTTGTATATGTGTTTACAAATTTATTCCAAATGTATGAGCCACTACTGCACAGATCAGTACAGTGAAATTTTAAGCTGTGTCGACGCTTTCATAACTTTACAAGCTCTAGAGGGCCGGCGTTGCTGGGATCACTGTGTAATACAGCATTTAGTGAAGACTAAAGCCGAAAGACAAGTTTGCATCTTTCATGAGAGAACACGACACATACACTTTAACACCGTTTATCGAGTCAATATGACAACTATGAGACAGCATtttttcaacaacaacaaaaataagtTAGGCCCACTACAGAATAGGGACATAAACGTGTGTACAAAAAAATAGCAATTCTGTCTTTCTGGGCAAAAATCGTAATCGTTTCATCCATAGTAGTTGATCTTTTGTTGAATCCGCGATGAGACAATACCACACGTTTCTTAAACCCCTATTTGATCTTTCTCTGTTGTATGCGCAGGTACAGCATCTGCAACCTCGGTGAAGAAATACGAAATCCGTCTCAGGTCATTCCTCGAGCCCTGATCCTAGGCTCCGTCATGGTCATGCTGTTGTTCATCGCAACCAATGTCGCTTACTTCGTCGTTCTCGAACCCATTGCCATCGCATCCTCTGAAACCACAGCCCTAACATTTGCCGAGAGAAGCTGGGGTTCGGCCGGAGCCGCCATCATACTCCTGTTAGCGTCACTGAGCACGTTCGGAACGCTATCGGCAGGATTCTTCAGCCAAAGCAGGCTTGGCTTCGCAGCCGCTAGGAGAGGCCACCTGCCATCCGTCCTGCGTCTCGTTTCCATGAAGTCGTCAGTTCCCGTTATCTCTCTAGTAGTTCGAGGGGCATTTACCGCCGCCTTCACCGTCATTGGCTCTCTAGAGTCTGTAGTGAACAGTGTAATGTTGTTGGGTGTCGTCTTCAACCTTCTGACAACGTTCACCCTTCTGAGGCTTCGTCGCACAATGAGGGATGTGCCGAGACCAGTGAAAGTGCCGTACTTCTTCGTATTTGTTAACTTCGCTGTAAATTTTGCGAGTGTGGTTGTGAACGTCTGGAAAGCTACGGACCTTTACATGCTCGTCATAGTGATCTTGGTACTGTTTGCTGGGAGCGTCGCGTACTTAGTATTCCGGGTCGGTGGATATGCAATGCCAGGCACTTCACGCTTGTCGATGTTTCTACAGAAACTTTTCCTTTCCGTGCCATGTCGCGACAGCTGCATATATTGAAACTTGGGGCTCTTAAGTTACTGTGAGAGTCAGGCGCCATCGAAAGCGATAAATGAATGAAGGAATTCCTGCCACAACCATCGTGCATGATAGGAGACGAGCAATAGAATAAAATATTCTTCTTTATAACTGAAAAGTGTTCACTTACTTTAGAAATTTCTTTGCGAGGGGTGGACATTGGTCTCGCTAACTAGTGAGACACTGAAGGTCGCTAAAGTGTTCCATTGCTATTAGGAGCACGGTGATGGTAATGATAGTACCCAATTCGCTTCTGATACTAGATACATAATGTTTCTTGGCAGCAGAAATGAAAAATTCCGCTTTGATGTGTTAAAGAGCAGGTCGTCGTATAAATCTAAGATCTTGATAAGGACGCGTTTCTGCTACACACGAAATCCTAGTTTAAGGAAAGAAATCAGGCTTTGAATGTTGACCTCCTAGTACTATCTTCTTCTGACAAGTGGTCTGTTTTATTTACAAGAGCAGAGAAGATAAAATATTAAATTTCAAGCAATAAAGCAATGTGCTCGTGTAGTCTCAGTGATTTTCGTCTTTGCTGAACGTGTTCCAGTAAAGTTTTCTGCTACAACGTAGCTATGAAGCTGACACAATGTCTGCGCTGTTTGTGTTTTGCTCCCTCCAATAATATTTTAGTGGATTGGTCAAACAGGCATGTGCTCATTAAACTTGATGTCATCTTTGGCAACATATGAAATATCCATAAACGATCATATTATTTCCGATTTGACGAACGTCATTACGTTACTATTATATAAGAGGAGGAGGAGacgaagaaaggaaaggcagagaggtcgcccagacgcgcgtccggtttgctactctacacggGGAAGGGGCTTGatggaagaaaagaaagaggagaGGGAGGAAAGAATGTACTCTCAGTGTGAACACGCGTGATTGTCCCAACACTTCACGTTTGCGATCGATaactgaggccagtcgatttcatgaaTCGTAGCAATTCTTCCTCAACTGTCCAACtgtttgcagacgactgtgtaGTTTAACAGAAAATTACTAACCATGCGGATTCTGTCAATCTGCAACACGATCTACATAGGGTATTTGAATGgtgcaatcaatggctcatgTAAAAGCATGCGAGTTGCCCGCCACACTACTACTCATCCATGTACTTACTCCCTCAATAATATTCAATTACCATCTGTTGACAGTTATAAATACCTTAGTGTTGACATTTCTTCTTATCTTTCGTGGAATACGCATGTCGAATATGCAGCTAACAACGCAAATCGCATGCTTGGCTATCTGCGTCGAAATTGTTTTGATGCCCAATCGGCCCTGAAGTTAACACGTTACAAACATTGGTACGTTCTAAATTAGAGTTTGCATGCGCCGTAGGAGTTCCCACTCAGACCACGCTCAGACTCTTGAAGTCATTCAGAATCACGCCCCATGTTTCATCTTATCGAATTATTCACGAAATTCCAGTGCCACGTCTATAAAGAAAACCCGAAACTTGCCTGAGCTTTCGTTGCGTCAAAAGTCATCTCGCCTTAATATTTTtcataaaattattattataacCACGATTTGAAAGAcatcctgtttcatccacctTATTACATATCTTGAAAGACCGATCATTGTTTCAAGGTTGGTCTATCGTCTTGTCACACAAAACTGTGTGATGATGCTTTTGTTCCTATAGCGTCACATAGAACCAGCTTCGctccacaatcgcaagcataactgaTGATAACAAGTTAAAGATGGCTTCACAAGAGACCTTGTAATATTTTTGTTGTCAGTTGCACGTCTTTCCATTTTTCCCACTTCTTTCTCTAGTGTCTTTGGGCCCTATTAGtatttaaataaacaaataagtaaataaataaataagtgcgTCGCTTTGTAAGACTGCaacgcgtggggccatggtcctaGAATCATTGTCTTCTAAAATGGTCAGGGGTGTCTAATTGGTTTAACGCACTGCGAAGAATGGCGCGTTCGATGTGATAAAGCTTACAAAACACAACAAGTGCTCAATCGTCTCATTACAAGTCGCATGAGCCACAGATCGGTGTGTTGGACAATGCAATAAGGATTGAGTAGGCTTTCGTAatagccacccctaaccagaggcggcaaagtaaagttgcatcatgGTGGGTGAGgttcgatggaatctgcagcttcaGTGTAGGATTCAGTGTAGGATCCAGGGTGTTCCATGAAGTTTCAGTCTTGCTTCAAGCAAGTTAACGAAGACCCCTCACAGCGTCGGTCATGGATAAGCATATAGAAACTGTCAGGGTTTCTTTATGGGCATACTGGGTGACATCATCAGCCAGGACaatgccgatgatgccacagtgacccggaagccattgaaagatgatgtcatgtgcgtttatgagggcttgatggagaacttctctggtctcaaacaccagtcgTTCATGCGTCTTGCGTCGTAACGCTGACTGCAGACTCAGAAGGGCTGCCTCGGAGTCACAAAAAAATGACCTACTTTCGAGGTCTTGCTTGTGCGATATAATTAGCCGTGGCACttagggcggcaagttctgttgccgtagatgTCGTTAGGCGGCATACTTTGAACTTCATTGTGACTTGTAAGTCCGGGAAGATAACAGCGCCTGTGGAGATGAGTGAGacccatcagtgtaaatgtgcgTTCTTTGTTCATATGCATCATTCAGTAATGACAATGTCAACCGTCGTAAAGCTACTGTGGAACAATGGGTCATCTCCGTAATTCCCGGAATcctgaggtgtacttgtggctgtcgtaggCACCACAGGGgtaacagtggtcttgctgctgatGTAAAGCCCGACGGAGGACAGCcgtgatgtgtcgcaacaagtatGGAAAATGTGGCATcaggtctttgtgccggcaaagcagcaatgtaGTGACTGGGCACATGGCACAGgagtcgaatgtgtgctctgaggttgtcaaccgtgatgcACGTTGGaaccaagtagtctctagcaatcatgaTCGTTGCATGAGTTGAGGAGCATCGTGGTAGCCCAAGACATGTCCGTAGAgtctggccttgcaaactttggagggtgcGAATATTTGCTTTGCATCTGTTCGGCAAAACCGGCAAGTTGTACCGTAAAAAACCCAGAAACAGTGttatgtacagctgcagcatggaccatACCGACGTGCCCCAGGTTTTTCCGgacaggaacttcattatatgtacaACCCAAATTAGCCTGGGCTTCTGGTAGATGCAGTGGGGACTCCAATTAAGGTCCccgtcaataatcacacctaataAGCAGTGAGACTTCTGGGGATAACCTGGTCACGGAaagaaacagggtacggtgtcaTGGGTTTGCGCCTGAACGCCATTATCGCGCATTTTCGATCGACATACTCAGGCCTTCTTTTCGTAGATACGAAGAAGTTAGGGGGGCTGCCCACTGAATTCTTGCacgcacttgaagacgagtcaccaCAGAAGACCAAAGACGAATATAGTCAGCGTTCATTGATGGATGAATTGCCTTAGGTGATATTTCAGCAAGACCAATCATAGTTACgttaaagagaatagggctcAATATCATTCTATGTGTTACGCCACTGTACGTATAATAGTTGACAGTCGGTCTGTACAACGCAGGACCTTCTGTTCAAATAGTCTCGGATACACTGAAAAATTCGGCCACCGATTCCAACAGCTACCAATGACCCGAGGATCGCTTCACGTGTGGCATTATCGCATGCcactttcacatcaagaaagagcgccactgatgTGCGCTTGAAGCATTTTTGTTTTTGTATGAACGTTGTAAGGTCAGTAACATTATCTATTGATGATCTGCATCGCCGAAAGTCTGTCATGGACTGAGGGTACACATTGTGGCATTCGAGATACCATTCTAGGCGTGTAAGTAACAAAAATATATACTCGTACTTGCAATTAAGTAACCCTTTATATAACCGTAGTTGCGAAAAGTGCGTCTAAATGTGTTAACGATGATCTTTCATGTTTCACGTATTTTAGGGCGAATTTATTCCCGTTTACGGGCGCTCAGTTTCCCGGTGGTTTTTGGTTCCGGCCTCATATTTTT comes from the Dermacentor silvarum isolate Dsil-2018 chromosome 9, BIME_Dsil_1.4, whole genome shotgun sequence genome and includes:
- the LOC125940196 gene encoding b(0,+)-type amino acid transporter 1-like isoform X3 codes for the protein MSMMTPSNRGHRRSSRTRKCPPELNESSSGTSSDDTVVVGTTLKRKVGLFSATAVVIGSIIGSGIFVSPSLVFRNSGSTGASLLMWLGAGFITLIYAFCMAELGALLPTSGGEYAYICAACYTLGRPGDYVVFMYSWTRILLGDSLGAALHALTFTSYALRLVYPTCEAPYAVTVLVAASFSTLATVLNAISIGVSTKLQNILAVTKILMLVCIIGTGIVAAANGTNHLRGPFFGGNVSASGLTAAYFAAFMTMDGGYSICNLGEEIRNPSQVIPRALILGSVMVMLLFIATNVAYFVVLEPIAIASSETTALTFAERSWGSAGAAIILLLASLSTFGTLSAGFFSQSRLGFAAARRGHLPSVLRLVSMKSSVPVISLVVRGAFTAAFTVIGSLESVVNSVMLLGVVFNLLTTFTLLRLRRTMRDVPRPVKVPYFFVFVNFAVNFASVVVNVWKATDLYMLVIVILVLFAGSVAYLVFRVGGYAMPGTSRLSMFLQKLFLSVPCRDSCIY